One window of the Petroclostridium xylanilyticum genome contains the following:
- a CDS encoding polyprenyl synthetase family protein, producing MNILSNYPQIIEEMNLIEETLLRSIRSKQPLVTKATQDLLKSGGKRLRPLLMVLSAMQGEYDRKKIIPLAAAIEILHMATLIHDDIIDDAHLRRGSPTIQSKWGKDIAVFTGDFLFCKAFLLISGYNDIENTKKLARAIRVVCEGEIQQYHYRYRTDLSVIGYLKRIAAKTAILFSVSCYIGAYEAKCNRKLVNALANFGMNMGMAFQITDDILDFTGENVLMGKPASNDYTQGIYTLPIIYALQNGDYSKMLKEYLLKEQHTDETFIQISNIAFQSGGVDYARKLAKKYLDKAQRNLKALPEGASRDIMQDVLDRLINRNA from the coding sequence ATGAATATATTATCCAACTATCCGCAAATAATAGAAGAAATGAACTTAATAGAGGAGACACTGCTTCGCAGCATTCGGTCCAAGCAGCCTTTAGTTACCAAAGCTACTCAGGATTTATTAAAGTCAGGTGGAAAAAGATTAAGGCCGTTACTCATGGTACTTTCTGCTATGCAGGGAGAGTACGATAGAAAAAAGATTATTCCTTTAGCTGCAGCAATTGAGATCCTGCATATGGCAACATTGATACATGATGATATTATTGACGATGCACATCTGCGCAGAGGTTCTCCAACCATACAGTCCAAATGGGGAAAGGACATTGCGGTATTTACAGGGGACTTTTTGTTTTGCAAAGCATTTTTGTTGATTTCAGGCTATAATGATATAGAAAATACAAAAAAATTGGCCCGTGCAATCAGGGTGGTATGTGAGGGCGAAATCCAGCAGTACCACTATAGATATAGAACTGATTTAAGTGTGATTGGCTACCTTAAAAGGATAGCTGCTAAAACAGCCATTCTATTTAGCGTAAGCTGCTATATTGGAGCTTATGAGGCAAAATGTAATAGAAAACTGGTTAATGCTTTAGCGAATTTTGGAATGAATATGGGAATGGCGTTTCAGATTACTGACGATATCTTGGATTTTACCGGTGAAAATGTTTTAATGGGTAAACCGGCAAGTAACGATTATACCCAGGGGATTTATACATTACCTATCATATATGCGCTGCAAAACGGGGATTATAGCAAAATGCTGAAAGAATATCTTTTAAAAGAGCAGCATACTGACGAGACATTCATACAGATTTCCAATATTGCCTTTCAATCGGGAGGCGTAGATTATGCACGAAAGCTGGCAAAAAAATATCTTGATAAAGCACAGCGCAATTTAAAAGCATTACCAGAAGGAGCAAGCCGGGATATTATGCAGGATGTGTTGGATAGGTTAATTAATAGGAATGCTTGA
- a CDS encoding ABC transporter permease, producing the protein MKTVKKFVIPVLVVYITWWLGAILIDRPVLPVPHKAIVQFFKILPKQLWRHMLVSLYRVVSAMGLALLLGLPLGLLIGRNREMDKMISPVIYLLHPIPKIAFLPVIMLLFGLGDLAKIFTIAMIVFFLVFITARDAGKNIDKQIYYSLVSMGASELQIYQHVVIPAVMPAVFTILRLSIGTAIAVLFFSETFATNYGVGFFIIDAWTRIVYEEMFAGIIGLSLIGLILYAIVDLLEKRICKWKNI; encoded by the coding sequence ATGAAAACTGTAAAAAAGTTTGTAATTCCTGTATTAGTGGTATATATAACGTGGTGGCTTGGAGCAATTTTGATCGATAGGCCGGTGTTGCCTGTTCCGCATAAAGCCATTGTGCAATTTTTTAAAATTCTTCCCAAACAGCTTTGGCGGCATATGTTGGTAAGCCTGTATAGAGTGGTAAGTGCGATGGGGCTTGCATTATTGTTGGGATTGCCTTTAGGACTGTTGATTGGACGCAATAGAGAAATGGATAAAATGATTTCTCCGGTTATTTATTTGCTGCATCCCATTCCTAAAATTGCATTTCTTCCCGTAATAATGTTGTTGTTTGGATTGGGAGATTTGGCAAAAATATTTACTATTGCAATGATTGTTTTTTTCCTGGTATTCATAACTGCAAGAGATGCAGGGAAAAATATTGATAAACAGATATATTATTCGTTAGTTTCAATGGGAGCAAGTGAACTGCAAATTTATCAGCATGTGGTCATTCCGGCGGTAATGCCGGCGGTATTTACCATTCTCCGGTTGAGCATCGGCACTGCCATTGCTGTTTTGTTTTTTTCAGAAACCTTTGCTACCAATTATGGTGTAGGTTTCTTTATCATTGATGCATGGACGCGGATTGTCTATGAGGAAATGTTTGCAGGAATTATAGGATTAAGCTTGATAGGTCTTATCTTATATGCTATTGTAGATTTATTGGAAAAACGCATATGTAAATGGAAAAATATATAA
- a CDS encoding UbiA-like polyprenyltransferase produces MGILQYGSKIITKVKHFSDMVIFRHTLFALPFVFIGVLVAQDGIPSISKLIWILLALLGARNGANALNRLVDSDIDAANPRTAVRHIPRGILKKWEVLLFIIGCFILFIVSAFMLNPICVYLLPIPLFLFIIYSYTKRFTWLCHFVLGAAVGGAPMGGWLAVKGQLIFPEIITPFIFWAVVALWVAGFDIIYGTLDYEFDTRHGIHSVPARFGIKGALKISALCHLAALILLCIVPLFYTMGWAYYIAVAIVTAMLIYEHRIVSPENLTNVQIASYNVNELVGIVILIGVFIDVIFG; encoded by the coding sequence GTGGGAATATTACAGTATGGTAGTAAGATAATAACAAAAGTTAAACATTTCAGTGACATGGTAATTTTCCGGCATACCCTGTTTGCCCTGCCTTTTGTTTTTATAGGGGTATTGGTGGCACAGGATGGGATACCGTCAATTTCAAAATTAATATGGATATTACTTGCCCTGCTGGGAGCCAGGAACGGGGCAAATGCCTTGAATCGTCTGGTGGATAGCGATATAGATGCGGCAAACCCAAGGACAGCGGTCCGGCATATTCCCAGGGGAATATTAAAAAAATGGGAAGTGCTGTTATTTATCATAGGCTGCTTTATATTGTTTATTGTTTCAGCGTTTATGCTTAACCCTATCTGCGTATACTTACTACCTATACCGTTATTTTTATTTATTATATATTCTTATACAAAGCGGTTTACCTGGCTTTGCCACTTTGTCCTGGGAGCAGCTGTAGGGGGAGCGCCTATGGGCGGTTGGCTTGCAGTCAAAGGACAATTAATTTTTCCTGAAATTATTACGCCGTTCATATTTTGGGCTGTAGTTGCTTTATGGGTAGCTGGTTTTGATATTATCTATGGGACACTGGATTATGAATTTGATACCAGGCATGGAATTCATTCCGTTCCGGCTCGTTTTGGTATAAAAGGGGCTTTGAAAATTTCTGCGCTATGCCATTTGGCTGCGCTTATTTTACTGTGTATAGTGCCTCTGTTTTATACAATGGGTTGGGCTTACTATATAGCTGTTGCCATCGTAACAGCCATGTTAATTTATGAGCACAGGATTGTATCGCCTGAAAACCTTACAAATGTCCAAATTGCCTCATATAATGTGAATGAATTGGTAGGTATTGTGATTTTAATAGGAGTATTTATTGATGTTATTTTTGGCTGA
- a CDS encoding menaquinone biosynthesis decarboxylase → MSYKDLQEFVQILEKKGLLKRIKVEVDAELEITEITDRVCKKGGPALLFEKVKGSKYPVLMNAMGSYERMNLALGVNNLDDIAQEIRELIKPSNYIGFVNKVKAAPKLLQLVNIFPKKVSKAPCQEVVEEPNLDTLPVLKCWPGDGGRFITLPLVFTRDPESGNINMGMYRMQVYDQKTTGMHWHLHKDGRENFNRYKEKGNRMPVSVAIGADPAVIYSATAPLPKEISEYLFAGFLRKKPVEVVKCITNDIEVPAHAEFVLEGYVDLNELRVEGPFGDHTGYYSLKDKYPVFHVTCITHKKNPIYPATIVGKPPMEDCYIAKATERIFLPVLQMQNPEIVDINMPLEGVFHNCVIISIKKSYPGHAKKIMNTVWGMGQMMFTKMVIVVDHTVNPHDLSTVAWKVFNNIDAKRDVLIVDGPLDALDHSSPLPHYGHKMGIDATKKWPEEGHNREWPEDVEMSKEIKELVDKKWKEYEID, encoded by the coding sequence ATGTCATATAAAGATCTTCAGGAATTTGTTCAAATTCTTGAAAAAAAGGGTTTATTAAAGAGGATAAAGGTAGAAGTAGATGCTGAGTTGGAAATTACAGAAATTACAGATAGAGTTTGCAAAAAAGGAGGACCGGCTTTACTGTTTGAAAAGGTAAAAGGTTCAAAGTACCCTGTATTAATGAATGCGATGGGTTCTTATGAAAGAATGAATCTTGCCCTGGGTGTAAATAATCTTGATGATATCGCACAGGAAATTCGGGAATTGATAAAACCTTCAAACTATATAGGCTTTGTCAATAAAGTAAAAGCTGCTCCTAAATTGCTGCAACTGGTAAATATTTTTCCTAAGAAGGTAAGCAAGGCGCCCTGCCAGGAGGTTGTGGAGGAACCTAACCTGGATACCCTTCCTGTTTTGAAATGTTGGCCGGGGGACGGCGGCCGGTTTATTACATTGCCTCTTGTATTTACCAGGGACCCTGAGAGTGGAAATATCAATATGGGAATGTACAGGATGCAGGTTTATGATCAAAAAACTACCGGAATGCACTGGCACCTGCATAAAGATGGCCGGGAAAATTTCAACCGTTATAAAGAAAAGGGAAACAGGATGCCTGTTTCGGTAGCGATAGGGGCGGACCCTGCCGTTATATATTCTGCTACAGCGCCATTGCCTAAAGAAATCAGTGAATACTTGTTTGCCGGATTTTTAAGAAAGAAGCCGGTGGAAGTAGTAAAATGCATCACAAATGATATTGAAGTACCCGCTCATGCAGAATTCGTTCTGGAGGGTTATGTAGACCTGAATGAATTGAGGGTGGAAGGGCCTTTTGGGGACCACACAGGATATTATTCCTTAAAGGATAAATACCCTGTTTTTCATGTGACATGTATCACCCATAAGAAGAATCCGATATATCCTGCCACGATCGTGGGAAAACCTCCCATGGAAGACTGTTATATAGCCAAGGCGACTGAGCGGATTTTCCTTCCGGTTTTGCAGATGCAAAATCCGGAAATCGTGGATATTAACATGCCGTTGGAAGGTGTTTTTCATAACTGTGTCATTATTTCTATCAAAAAAAGCTATCCCGGGCATGCAAAGAAGATAATGAATACTGTCTGGGGCATGGGGCAGATGATGTTTACAAAAATGGTTATTGTAGTAGACCATACCGTAAATCCTCACGACCTATCCACGGTTGCCTGGAAGGTTTTTAACAATATAGATGCGAAAAGAGACGTGCTCATTGTAGATGGACCGCTCGATGCTTTAGACCATTCATCACCTCTGCCTCATTACGGACATAAAATGGGAATAGATGCCACAAAAAAATGGCCGGAAGAAGGACACAATCGCGAGTGGCCGGAGGATGTAGAGATGAGTAAAGAGATCAAGGAATTGGTGGATAAAAAGTGGAAAGAGTATGAGATAGACTAA
- a CDS encoding ABC transporter ATP-binding protein: MMIEVFDLIKRYVHNGTQLTAIEHLDLIINKGEICSIIGPSGCGKTTLLYILAGIIEDYEGNIYIDKQPIKNKPANVSLILQDYGLLPWKTVWQNVVLGLEIKRLSKKEQKERGEQALHQVGLLDYKYAYPSQLSGGQKQRVAIARALSMDANILLMDEPFSALDAITREEAQETFLNLWARSGMTVVLVTHNIEEAVYLGNRIVIMSPSPGRVLHEIQNPYQGNINLRNSPEFYEMCSEIRRKLKK; encoded by the coding sequence ATGATGATAGAGGTTTTTGACTTAATAAAGCGGTATGTTCATAACGGTACACAATTAACGGCAATAGAGCATTTGGACCTTATTATCAACAAAGGTGAAATTTGCTCTATTATTGGGCCTTCAGGTTGCGGGAAAACAACATTGCTATATATCCTTGCAGGAATTATTGAAGATTATGAAGGTAATATATATATTGATAAACAGCCAATAAAAAATAAACCTGCTAATGTAAGCCTAATTTTACAGGATTATGGGCTTTTACCATGGAAAACAGTATGGCAAAATGTTGTACTGGGATTGGAAATAAAAAGACTAAGTAAGAAAGAACAAAAAGAACGTGGAGAACAGGCGCTTCATCAGGTTGGCCTGTTGGATTACAAATATGCCTATCCTTCCCAGCTGAGTGGAGGACAGAAACAGAGGGTTGCAATTGCACGGGCACTGAGTATGGATGCCAACATTTTATTAATGGATGAACCCTTTTCTGCCCTGGATGCCATTACAAGGGAAGAAGCCCAGGAAACATTTCTCAACCTGTGGGCCAGATCCGGTATGACAGTGGTACTCGTGACCCACAACATCGAAGAAGCCGTATACCTGGGAAATAGGATTGTCATCATGTCACCTTCACCGGGAAGGGTTTTACATGAGATTCAAAATCCTTACCAAGGAAATATAAATTTAAGAAATAGTCCCGAATTTTACGAAATGTGTTCAGAGATTCGAAGAAAATTAAAAAAGTGA
- a CDS encoding ABC transporter substrate-binding protein translates to MKRLLTIILFFILLLTFSSCGQSKKQEVVIGVMPDVNSVPFIIAAEKGLFDEQDVDVDVQLFMSAVERDTALQAGKIDGCVSDILAAVFSIQGGFDVKITSVTDGDYILLASKDSGISSIQQFKAADIGLSTNTVIEYTVDSIFEKNSIKENEINKVAVPKIPIRLEMLENGKLKGACLPQPFAALAQSKGAKVIAASSQQGLAPSVMVFSSKALGQKKQELKKIYKAYNKAVELINSSPASFVELTIEKAKFPAEVKDIFQLPHYENAKLPKEEDVQDVLNWMKEKGLLKQELQYKNMVEKGLYDDRGF, encoded by the coding sequence ATGAAAAGGTTGCTTACCATTATTCTATTTTTTATACTATTATTAACTTTTTCTAGTTGTGGTCAATCCAAAAAACAAGAAGTTGTTATCGGTGTAATGCCGGATGTAAATTCAGTGCCTTTTATTATTGCAGCAGAAAAAGGACTGTTTGATGAACAGGATGTAGATGTTGATGTACAGTTATTTATGAGTGCCGTGGAAAGGGATACTGCCTTACAGGCAGGGAAAATAGACGGATGTGTATCGGATATTCTTGCTGCTGTCTTTTCCATACAGGGAGGATTTGATGTAAAGATAACCTCGGTAACTGATGGAGATTACATATTGTTGGCCTCTAAAGATTCAGGTATAAGCAGCATACAACAATTTAAAGCTGCCGATATCGGTTTATCTACCAATACTGTTATTGAGTATACTGTAGACTCAATTTTTGAGAAAAATAGTATAAAAGAAAATGAAATAAATAAAGTGGCTGTACCCAAAATTCCAATAAGGCTGGAGATGCTGGAAAATGGAAAGCTTAAGGGGGCATGTCTTCCACAGCCTTTCGCTGCCCTTGCGCAGTCAAAAGGTGCAAAAGTCATTGCCGCCAGCAGCCAGCAAGGGCTGGCACCCAGTGTGATGGTTTTTAGCAGTAAAGCATTAGGACAAAAGAAACAGGAACTTAAGAAGATTTACAAGGCATATAATAAGGCTGTAGAACTAATCAACAGCAGCCCGGCATCTTTTGTGGAGTTAACCATAGAAAAGGCAAAGTTTCCAGCGGAAGTGAAAGATATATTTCAACTGCCTCATTATGAGAACGCAAAGCTTCCCAAGGAAGAAGATGTACAAGATGTATTGAATTGGATGAAGGAAAAGGGATTGTTAAAACAGGAATTACAGTATAAAAATATGGTTGAAAAGGGTCTTTATGATGATAGAGGTTTTTGA
- a CDS encoding DUF3298 and DUF4163 domain-containing protein yields the protein MSESEVKSIENYFIPGLFFFAIILLFVGKSTYAYAVKGSDKNVEKEVEKPIEKDIDIDTDKDRDKEIRIQPEVKKDIVQAEEITAQIIERRIRRRGLDISYPQIAGLKDSEIQDKINGLIVDQVQQLVYDQIRNASEIKGGYKVKLNQKGILSLVLEQYSYATGAAHGTTQMKSVTVDLETAKVYELKDLFDPNSNYIERINRTIKKEIREKNIPLLVDFQGIKDNQKFYLTEKDIVLYYQLYEYTPYAYGIPEFNISFASISDTFAANGPLARFRT from the coding sequence ATGTCAGAATCAGAAGTTAAAAGCATAGAAAACTACTTTATACCCGGGCTGTTTTTCTTTGCAATCATTCTGCTGTTCGTCGGCAAAAGCACTTATGCATACGCCGTGAAGGGTTCAGATAAGAATGTAGAGAAAGAAGTAGAAAAACCTATTGAAAAAGATATAGATATAGATACAGATAAAGATAGAGATAAAGAAATTAGAATACAACCGGAAGTAAAAAAGGATATAGTGCAAGCTGAAGAAATTACTGCACAAATCATTGAAAGAAGGATAAGAAGACGGGGGCTTGATATTAGTTATCCTCAAATCGCTGGATTAAAAGATTCAGAAATCCAGGATAAAATAAATGGATTGATTGTAGATCAGGTACAGCAGTTGGTCTATGATCAGATAAGAAATGCGTCGGAAATCAAGGGAGGCTATAAGGTAAAACTTAACCAAAAAGGTATACTGAGCCTGGTATTGGAACAATATTCATATGCGACAGGAGCGGCTCATGGCACAACTCAAATGAAGTCTGTGACAGTTGATCTGGAAACAGCTAAAGTATATGAGTTGAAAGATTTATTTGACCCGAACAGCAACTATATAGAAAGAATTAATAGGACCATCAAGAAGGAAATAAGAGAAAAGAATATTCCATTGCTGGTAGATTTTCAAGGCATCAAAGATAACCAAAAATTCTATTTAACAGAAAAAGATATAGTTCTTTATTATCAATTATATGAATATACCCCTTATGCGTACGGAATTCCAGAATTCAACATTTCCTTTGCCTCCATATCAGACACCTTTGCTGCAAATGGTCCTTTAGCAAGATTTCGAACATAA
- a CDS encoding zinc-ribbon domain-containing protein yields MADINLTCKDCGSEFVFTEGEQQFYAEKGFTNQPTRCRDCRATKKAQSRRPFGNNRSGAFNSPRISRY; encoded by the coding sequence ATGGCAGATATCAATTTGACATGTAAGGATTGCGGAAGCGAATTTGTTTTCACAGAAGGTGAACAGCAATTTTACGCTGAAAAGGGTTTTACAAATCAGCCTACAAGATGTAGAGACTGTAGAGCGACAAAGAAAGCTCAAAGTAGAAGACCTTTTGGTAACAATCGTAGCGGTGCGTTTAATAGCCCAAGAATATCAAGATACTAA
- a CDS encoding UbiX family flavin prenyltransferase codes for MNGNHRRYVVGITGASGAVLGHRLVEELLHKECKVDLIITGAGCKVLQDELGLSEIKKQPGLSIYDIDNIAAPIASGSVKTHGMIIIPCSMGTLASIANGISSNLLQRAADVTIKERRKLILVPRETPLSTIHLNNMLHVAQAGAIIIPPIPAFYTRPATVDDIVNFIVGKVLDQLEIEHELYVQYSG; via the coding sequence TTGAACGGGAATCATAGACGTTACGTAGTAGGGATAACTGGAGCCAGTGGTGCTGTTTTGGGGCATCGGTTGGTTGAAGAACTCCTGCATAAAGAGTGTAAAGTAGATTTGATTATTACCGGTGCCGGATGCAAAGTGCTTCAGGATGAATTGGGATTATCAGAAATAAAGAAGCAACCCGGACTTAGTATTTATGATATAGATAATATTGCCGCTCCGATTGCCAGCGGCTCAGTGAAGACTCATGGCATGATTATCATTCCATGCAGTATGGGTACACTGGCAAGCATTGCAAACGGTATCTCTTCCAACTTGCTGCAAAGGGCAGCAGATGTTACAATTAAAGAAAGGCGTAAATTAATTTTGGTGCCGAGGGAAACACCACTAAGTACCATTCATTTAAATAACATGCTGCACGTTGCACAAGCAGGTGCAATCATTATCCCCCCCATTCCGGCGTTTTATACTAGGCCTGCTACTGTAGACGATATAGTGAATTTTATAGTAGGCAAGGTTCTCGACCAGTTGGAAATCGAGCATGAGCTTTATGTTCAATATAGTGGATAG
- a CDS encoding amidohydrolase produces MLLIKNGKILTMDGTDYENGYVLIDNGKIAGVGSADTFDESQFSIDKIIDAQGGYVLPGFIDAHCHVGMWEDSVGFEGDDGNEDTDPVTPHLRAIDAINPNDRAFEEARETGVTTVVTGPGSANVIGGQFAAIKTYGRRIDEMILKEPIAMKVAFGENPKTVYHQKNQSPVTRMATAAILRESLMKARDYKRTMDEYNADPEENDKPDFDFKMESLLKVLNKEIPLKAHAHRADDIFTALRIAREFNLNITLEHCTEGHLIADYLKEEAIPVNVGPSLSDRSKVELKHLTFKTPGILAKEGLSVAIITDHPVTPIQYLPLCAALAVREGMDEYEALKAITINAANNCGIDDRVGSIKAGKDADITIFNGHPLDFRTRAEYVLINGKIVYERKE; encoded by the coding sequence TTGCTGCTTATAAAAAATGGTAAGATTCTGACTATGGATGGAACAGATTATGAAAATGGATATGTACTAATAGACAATGGGAAAATTGCAGGAGTTGGGAGTGCAGATACTTTTGATGAAAGTCAATTCAGTATAGATAAAATAATAGATGCTCAAGGTGGGTATGTTCTTCCAGGATTTATTGATGCACATTGTCATGTGGGAATGTGGGAAGATTCAGTTGGCTTTGAAGGGGATGACGGAAACGAAGATACCGATCCGGTAACGCCTCACCTTCGTGCGATAGATGCCATCAATCCTAACGACAGGGCTTTTGAAGAGGCGAGGGAAACAGGGGTAACCACCGTTGTAACCGGGCCGGGAAGTGCCAATGTAATAGGCGGACAGTTTGCTGCCATTAAAACTTATGGCAGAAGAATCGATGAAATGATTTTAAAGGAACCTATTGCAATGAAGGTTGCTTTTGGTGAAAATCCCAAAACAGTCTATCACCAGAAAAACCAGTCACCCGTGACACGAATGGCTACAGCGGCCATACTTAGAGAAAGTTTGATGAAAGCAAGGGATTATAAGAGGACGATGGATGAGTATAACGCAGATCCTGAAGAAAATGACAAGCCGGATTTTGACTTTAAAATGGAGAGTTTGTTAAAGGTATTAAATAAGGAAATACCTTTAAAAGCCCATGCCCATAGGGCTGATGACATTTTTACGGCTCTCAGGATTGCCAGGGAATTTAATCTAAACATTACTCTTGAACATTGTACAGAAGGGCACCTTATAGCAGATTATCTTAAAGAAGAGGCTATACCGGTAAATGTAGGTCCTTCGCTATCTGACCGTTCAAAAGTAGAGCTTAAACACCTTACATTTAAAACACCGGGAATACTGGCAAAGGAAGGCTTGAGTGTAGCCATTATCACTGACCACCCGGTAACGCCCATACAATACTTGCCTCTATGTGCCGCCCTGGCAGTACGGGAAGGCATGGATGAATATGAAGCTTTAAAAGCAATCACCATTAATGCAGCAAATAACTGCGGTATAGATGATAGAGTCGGATCTATAAAAGCAGGAAAAGATGCTGACATTACCATTTTTAACGGGCATCCTCTCGATTTTAGAACAAGGGCGGAGTATGTATTAATTAATGGGAAAATTGTATATGAACGAAAAGAATGA
- the trxB gene encoding thioredoxin-disulfide reductase: MYDIIIIGGGAAGLTAGLYAGRGGLKALIIEKMFVGGQAATTYEVDNYPGFSERISGPDLMMKMEAHAKKFGTEIVYEDVIEVDVEGIKKTVKTNKNTYQAKALILAMGANPKELGLEKERKFRGAGVSYCATCDGAFYRDKVVAVVGGGDTAVEDALFLSRFCPKVYLIHRRDSLRAVKVLQDAAMANDKIEFIWNTTIEKILGEESVEGITIKNVKTNEVKDLNVDGLFIAIGVVPNSDLVKGKVETNEAGYIITDENMQTNKFGVFAAGDIREKILRQIVTAAADGAIATYAAERYINENRW, encoded by the coding sequence ATGTATGACATTATCATTATTGGTGGAGGAGCTGCCGGGCTTACAGCAGGATTATATGCAGGACGAGGTGGCTTAAAGGCACTGATTATCGAAAAAATGTTTGTTGGCGGGCAAGCTGCTACTACATATGAGGTAGATAATTACCCCGGTTTTAGTGAACGGATTAGCGGTCCGGACCTAATGATGAAGATGGAAGCCCATGCCAAAAAGTTTGGTACTGAAATTGTATATGAAGACGTGATTGAAGTTGATGTAGAAGGAATAAAAAAGACGGTTAAAACTAACAAAAACACTTATCAGGCCAAAGCGCTTATTTTAGCAATGGGGGCAAATCCTAAAGAATTAGGATTGGAAAAAGAAAGAAAGTTTAGAGGAGCAGGAGTATCCTACTGTGCGACCTGTGACGGTGCTTTTTATCGTGATAAGGTAGTTGCAGTTGTGGGTGGAGGAGATACTGCTGTTGAAGATGCACTATTCCTTTCCAGATTTTGCCCTAAAGTCTATCTTATTCACAGGAGAGATTCATTGAGAGCAGTAAAAGTTTTACAAGATGCAGCCATGGCTAATGATAAAATTGAATTTATTTGGAATACAACAATAGAAAAAATACTGGGTGAAGAAAGTGTAGAAGGAATCACCATAAAAAATGTAAAGACAAACGAAGTAAAAGATTTAAACGTAGATGGCTTATTTATTGCAATAGGTGTAGTTCCCAACAGCGATTTGGTTAAAGGGAAAGTGGAAACCAATGAAGCAGGTTATATTATTACTGATGAAAACATGCAGACAAATAAATTTGGCGTATTTGCAGCAGGAGATATTAGAGAAAAAATTCTTCGCCAAATCGTAACAGCTGCTGCGGACGGAGCCATAGCCACCTATGCGGCGGAGAGATATATTAATGAGAATAGATGGTAA
- a CDS encoding FAD:protein FMN transferase has product MKFILRHLKPILTILFIAIIFSGFTLVNPLEEKSFSKTNFALSTVISIKAFGNNSEKAVEAAMDRIQEIENRMSAYIEGSDVWNVNHSGSKEAVKVKPDTLQVVKRGLYYSRLTGGNFDITIKPLVDLWAINTERPRVPEPQQVNEAIKKIGYQKVQIDEKQGTIKLLQEGAGIDLGGIAKGYAADEVIRVLREHGIKRAYADLGGNVIVLGKKKIGLMEYITSWIRGKKVPREQDWKIGIQDPFKGRGLYMAIVEVSDKAVVTSGPYERNFEKDGKLYHHILSPYTGYPSASGLVSATIIADNSTDADALSTSLFLLGEEKGLQLIESQPGIEAITINQYKQVRITKGLEGKIRITDKEYQLK; this is encoded by the coding sequence GTGAAATTTATTTTGAGACATTTAAAGCCGATATTAACAATATTGTTCATTGCTATTATTTTTTCAGGATTTACCCTGGTTAATCCCTTAGAAGAAAAATCATTTTCTAAGACAAATTTCGCGCTATCAACAGTGATAAGTATCAAAGCATTTGGGAACAATTCGGAGAAAGCCGTAGAGGCAGCTATGGACAGGATTCAAGAGATAGAGAATAGGATGAGCGCTTACATAGAGGGCAGCGATGTATGGAATGTGAATCACAGCGGATCTAAAGAAGCTGTAAAAGTTAAGCCGGATACCCTTCAGGTTGTGAAGAGAGGATTATATTATTCCCGGCTTACAGGAGGAAATTTTGATATCACCATTAAGCCCCTGGTAGACTTATGGGCAATCAATACCGAGCGCCCGAGGGTACCTGAGCCTCAACAAGTTAATGAGGCAATCAAAAAGATAGGATACCAAAAAGTGCAGATAGATGAGAAGCAGGGGACTATTAAATTATTACAGGAAGGAGCCGGCATTGACCTCGGTGGAATTGCAAAGGGATATGCTGCCGATGAAGTAATTAGAGTTTTAAGGGAACATGGAATTAAAAGGGCCTATGCAGATCTAGGTGGAAATGTAATAGTCCTGGGGAAGAAAAAGATCGGATTGATGGAATATATTACTTCCTGGATCAGGGGTAAAAAAGTTCCTAGGGAACAGGACTGGAAGATAGGTATTCAGGATCCCTTTAAAGGCAGGGGCTTATATATGGCGATAGTAGAAGTCTCGGATAAGGCGGTTGTAACTTCAGGCCCTTATGAAAGAAATTTTGAAAAAGACGGAAAACTGTATCATCACATTCTAAGCCCCTATACCGGATACCCTTCTGCAAGTGGTTTGGTAAGTGCTACAATTATTGCTGATAACTCTACAGACGCTGATGCGCTATCCACCAGCCTATTTCTATTGGGGGAGGAAAAAGGGCTGCAGCTTATTGAATCACAGCCGGGAATTGAAGCTATCACCATTAATCAGTATAAGCAGGTACGGATAACAAAGGGATTGGAAGGGAAAATAAGAATAACCGATAAAGAATATCAACTAAAATAG